In Lewinellaceae bacterium, a single window of DNA contains:
- a CDS encoding M1 family metallopeptidase, with protein MNFKLLFPLLILFSFHSSAQPARSPLGAPGPGYWQNRADYDIQATLDTAYQKIIGKVAITYTNNSPYPLDYLWLQLDQNKYQADSRGAQVNAAGSRHEGNVTNGFEIGSVFYNKLPAAYTVTDTRMQLKLNTPLAPNGGKATLAIDYSFTVPEEGADRMGRILLDDGWVYEIAQWYPRMAVLDDVQGWNNLPYLGAGEFYCDYGNFEYAIDVPGGFVVAGSGVLLNPGEVLPRSYAKKLEAARQSDTTVFIISPEEAGSAPAGNGTRSTWKFRMQNARDVAWACGKGLIWDAGGAKLPSGERVLIQSFYPRESLDGWDRATEYAIASVEHYSGQWFEYPYPTLSNVAGTVGGMEYPGLHFTEYNRSGNGLWVTLDHEVAHNWFPMIVGSNERQHAWMDESFVTFMGYYAAKAFTGANYSSYISNYKAMRQRFMGTELGTVTRPPREISKGFSDIVYFKPAIALLTLREYVLGPERFDYAFRQYIRNWAYKHPRPEDFFNGMENASGEELDWFWQSWFYQDENLDQEISDARRRDDGSVFITLANKLGMPMPVVVEFTLADGSTERKELPVDIWNQGSTYSFTYRADQPVQSIRLDPDEWLPDMERRNNEWGF; from the coding sequence ATGAACTTCAAACTACTTTTCCCCCTCCTCATTCTGTTTTCCTTCCATTCCTCCGCCCAGCCCGCCCGCTCCCCCCTCGGCGCGCCCGGCCCCGGCTACTGGCAAAACCGCGCGGATTACGACATACAAGCCACCCTCGACACGGCCTACCAAAAGATCATCGGCAAGGTAGCCATCACTTACACCAACAACAGCCCCTATCCGCTGGACTACCTCTGGCTGCAGCTCGACCAGAATAAGTACCAGGCCGATTCCCGGGGGGCGCAGGTAAATGCAGCGGGCAGCCGTCATGAAGGCAATGTTACCAATGGGTTTGAAATAGGCAGTGTTTTTTACAATAAGCTGCCGGCGGCGTACACCGTCACCGACACCCGAATGCAGTTAAAGCTAAACACACCCCTGGCGCCCAACGGAGGCAAAGCAACCCTCGCCATCGACTACAGTTTCACCGTGCCGGAAGAAGGCGCCGACCGCATGGGCCGCATCCTGCTCGACGATGGCTGGGTGTACGAGATCGCCCAGTGGTATCCGCGCATGGCGGTGCTGGACGATGTGCAAGGCTGGAACAACCTGCCCTACCTGGGCGCCGGCGAGTTTTACTGCGACTACGGCAATTTCGAATACGCCATCGACGTGCCCGGCGGTTTCGTGGTGGCCGGCTCGGGTGTGCTGCTCAACCCCGGCGAGGTACTGCCCCGTTCTTACGCCAAAAAGCTGGAAGCCGCCCGGCAGAGCGACACCACCGTTTTCATCATTTCCCCGGAGGAGGCCGGCAGCGCACCCGCCGGCAACGGCACGCGGAGCACCTGGAAATTCCGGATGCAAAATGCCCGCGACGTGGCCTGGGCCTGCGGCAAGGGCCTCATCTGGGACGCCGGCGGCGCAAAGCTGCCGAGCGGCGAGCGCGTCCTCATCCAGTCCTTTTACCCCCGCGAGAGCCTCGACGGCTGGGACCGGGCCACCGAATACGCCATAGCCTCGGTGGAGCACTACTCCGGGCAATGGTTCGAATACCCCTACCCCACCCTGAGCAACGTGGCGGGCACAGTAGGCGGCATGGAATACCCCGGCCTCCACTTCACGGAATACAACCGCAGCGGCAACGGCCTGTGGGTCACCCTCGACCACGAGGTGGCGCACAACTGGTTTCCCATGATCGTGGGCAGCAACGAACGGCAGCACGCCTGGATGGACGAGAGCTTCGTCACCTTCATGGGATACTACGCCGCCAAAGCCTTCACAGGCGCCAATTACAGCTCCTACATTTCCAACTACAAAGCCATGCGCCAGCGCTTCATGGGAACGGAGCTGGGGACGGTAACGCGCCCGCCGCGCGAAATAAGCAAAGGCTTCAGCGACATCGTTTACTTCAAGCCGGCTATTGCCCTGCTCACCCTGCGCGAATACGTGCTGGGGCCGGAGCGCTTCGATTACGCCTTTCGGCAATACATACGGAACTGGGCCTACAAACACCCCCGGCCGGAGGACTTCTTCAACGGCATGGAAAATGCCAGCGGAGAAGAGCTGGACTGGTTCTGGCAAAGCTGGTTCTACCAGGACGAGAACCTCGACCAGGAGATCAGCGACGCCCGCCGGAGAGACGATGGCTCTGTTTTTATCACCCTCGCCAACAAACTGGGCATGCCCATGCCGGTGGTGGTGGAGTTTACATTAGCCGATGGGTCCACCGAACGCAAAGAACTGCCGGTGGACATCTGGAACCAGGGCAGTACCTATTCCTTCACCTACCGCGCCGACCAGCCCGTGCAGTCCATCCGCCTCGACCCGGACGAGTGGCTGCCGGATATGGAACGGCGGAATAACGAGTGGGGGTTTTAG
- a CDS encoding ribulose-phosphate 3-epimerase, which translates to MKHFVAPSLLAADFTRLAEEVRMVNESEADWLHLDVMDGRFVPNISFGPMVVEAVNKLSAKPLDVHLMIREPERYVEQFREAGADVITVHYEACTHLHRVVQQIRETGATPGVSINPHNSVSLLEDILEEVGLVLLMSVNPGFGGQKFIYNTLLKIQRLRDRLTVRNLPARIEVDGGIGLHNAEKILQAGADVLVAGSAIFKADDPKDAIRRFKEIGGEIRKFA; encoded by the coding sequence ATGAAGCACTTCGTAGCCCCATCCCTGCTCGCCGCCGATTTTACCCGCCTTGCGGAAGAGGTGCGCATGGTCAATGAAAGCGAGGCCGACTGGCTGCACCTCGACGTCATGGACGGCCGGTTCGTACCCAATATCTCCTTCGGCCCGATGGTCGTTGAAGCGGTAAACAAATTGTCCGCCAAACCCCTCGACGTACACCTGATGATCCGGGAGCCGGAGCGGTACGTCGAACAGTTCCGGGAAGCCGGCGCCGATGTGATCACCGTCCACTACGAGGCCTGTACCCACCTGCACCGCGTCGTGCAGCAAATCCGGGAGACAGGAGCCACGCCCGGCGTATCCATCAACCCTCACAACTCCGTCAGCCTTCTGGAAGACATACTGGAAGAGGTAGGCCTCGTCCTCCTGATGTCGGTCAACCCGGGCTTCGGCGGCCAGAAGTTCATCTACAACACCCTGCTCAAAATCCAACGCCTCCGGGACCGCCTGACGGTGCGCAACCTTCCCGCCCGCATCGAAGTAGACGGCGGCATCGGGCTGCACAACGCCGAAAAAATCCTGCAGGCCGGCGCCGACGTGCTGGTCGCCGGCAGCGCCATCTTCAAAGCGGACGACCCCAAAGATGCCATCCGGCGTTTTAAGGAGATCGGGGGGGAAATCAGAAAGTTTGCTTGA
- a CDS encoding gliding motility-associated C-terminal domain-containing protein, with protein sequence MIKNLTLLSLILLSLSQAIAQNVGKLFYLDDNNRLATLDPNTAGSTAISANAVFGGTLVPGSVAVDNEGNRLFLVSPDAALGAQLITVDLNTGEPLSTLTLDMEPKSLDYHCLNGLLYAIDEQNNLVSIDPANGAVEAIAPIASTSVDFSTPTLDPYGDRLFFISFEPLGLRLSAVSAATGAILASLDIGDDISFQNMAYNCRDGLLYGLLNNGGASFARLSPMDGNLTPLSGPIAANGFLANSHSLSQSRQAYTFSGQDENGAVRLYTVSLLDGAIVSQPVIGTEYFLNSSIAYANRCAAEADFGLAVGCAADTTRFTNTSTPGATFLWNFGDPASGAANTSAEANPTHVYNNPGVYTITLVATDCGADTLSKEVIVPGLSVPPFPDTTLSCEDDFPVTINAFTEGATYLWQDGSADSVFIVEAADVPVDISVEITLGACMVEFSTFAGRDEDANCPCLLVMPNTFTPNGDSHNDFFRPVDRNCRIKAGSYTLRVYNRWGEMVFESTDPGGNGWDGNYKNEPVPNEVYFYTLQYISETDQGDVPDERKGDLTLLR encoded by the coding sequence ATGATAAAGAACCTTACGCTACTATCTCTTATCCTGCTGAGCCTGTCGCAGGCCATAGCTCAAAATGTCGGCAAACTCTTCTACCTGGATGACAATAACCGCCTGGCCACGCTCGACCCCAATACCGCCGGCAGCACGGCCATTTCCGCCAATGCTGTTTTTGGCGGCACCCTGGTTCCCGGCTCGGTGGCAGTTGACAATGAAGGCAACCGCCTTTTCCTGGTATCCCCCGACGCCGCGCTCGGGGCTCAATTGATTACGGTGGACCTCAACACCGGGGAGCCCCTCAGCACGCTCACGCTGGATATGGAACCCAAATCCCTGGACTATCATTGCCTCAACGGGCTTTTGTACGCCATCGACGAACAAAACAACCTCGTTTCCATTGACCCCGCGAACGGAGCAGTGGAGGCCATCGCACCTATAGCTTCTACATCGGTTGACTTTTCTACCCCTACCCTCGACCCTTACGGCGACCGCCTGTTCTTCATCAGTTTTGAGCCGCTTGGCCTGCGGCTGTCGGCCGTCAGCGCCGCAACTGGGGCAATACTCGCCAGCCTGGATATCGGAGACGACATTTCTTTCCAGAATATGGCCTACAATTGCCGGGACGGCCTGCTCTATGGCCTGTTGAACAACGGGGGCGCCTCTTTTGCCCGGCTCAGCCCGATGGACGGCAACCTCACCCCCCTCTCCGGCCCCATCGCCGCCAACGGCTTCCTGGCCAACAGCCACAGCCTGAGCCAAAGCCGCCAGGCCTACACCTTCTCCGGGCAGGATGAAAACGGCGCCGTCCGCCTGTATACTGTTTCTTTGCTCGACGGAGCCATCGTCTCCCAGCCGGTTATCGGCACGGAATACTTCCTTAACAGTTCTATCGCCTACGCCAACCGCTGCGCCGCCGAGGCCGATTTCGGCCTGGCCGTGGGCTGCGCCGCCGACACTACGCGTTTTACCAATACCTCTACTCCGGGGGCAACCTTCCTTTGGAATTTCGGCGACCCCGCTTCCGGCGCCGCCAATACCTCCGCCGAGGCCAACCCCACTCACGTATATAATAACCCGGGCGTTTATACCATTACCCTCGTCGCCACGGATTGCGGAGCCGACACTCTATCCAAAGAGGTCATCGTGCCCGGCCTCTCGGTTCCCCCCTTTCCCGATACTACCCTATCCTGCGAGGATGATTTTCCCGTGACGATCAACGCCTTTACCGAAGGCGCCACTTATCTGTGGCAGGACGGGTCGGCCGATTCCGTCTTCATCGTTGAAGCTGCCGATGTGCCCGTCGATATTTCTGTGGAAATCACCCTGGGCGCCTGCATGGTTGAGTTTTCTACCTTTGCAGGCCGCGACGAGGATGCCAACTGCCCCTGCCTGCTGGTCATGCCCAATACTTTCACCCCCAACGGCGACAGCCACAACGACTTTTTCCGGCCGGTAGACCGCAACTGCCGCATCAAAGCCGGCAGTTATACCCTGCGCGTCTACAACCGCTGGGGAGAAATGGTATTCGAAAGCACCGACCCCGGCGGCAACGGCTGGGACGGCAACTACAAGAACGAGCCCGTGCCCAATGAGGTCTACTTCTACACCCTGCAGTACATCTCCGAAACGGACCAGGGCGACGTGCCGGATGAACGAAAGGGCGACCTGACGCTCCTGCGTTGA